From the genome of Planctomycetota bacterium:
TGCCGCTGGTGCGATCGTTCTTGTTCTGGTTGTCCGCCATGAATGGGACTCCTGTGAGGTGGTGTGGTGCCGGGGAAGACAGCCCGTGCACGGATGAGTGTGGGTGCCCCGCGTGAATTTCCGGCGAAAGTTGCGTGTGCGGCGGCTCGCTCGGCGGTCGCCGGCGCACGCCGACACCTCGCTCACGACTTGTCGCGCGTCTTTCCTCGGGGCGTGTCGCGTGCCGCGTCGCGGGCGGCCTTCGCCGCCGAAGCGGACGATGTGCCCGAGCGGTTCCCCGACCCGCCCCGCCCGGAACTCGCCGAGGCATTGCGCTCGGCGCCCGACGCCGTGCCGCGGCTGCGCGACGACGACGTCCCGGCGCTGTCGCTCGCGTGGTTGCGCTGGGCCTTGTTGCCCACGGGGTTGCGGTTGGTTTCGTTGCGCCGCATCTCGGCATCGCGGGACTTGCCGTCGGCACGGGGATTCTTGTTGCCCATGCTCCAGCCGTGCGGCCGGCGCCTGAGCCGCAGATGAGCGCGCGACCGCCGAACACGCGCGGCACGCTCGCGTATAGTGAACGTCACGCCGCCACCCCCGGCGTGATCGCACGCACGAGCCGGCCACAGGGGGGCCATGGCCGCTTCTCCAGGAGGAGGTTCCCATGACCCAGTGGACCAAGGCCGACCTGCTGTCGCGCCCCGTGCAGCACATCGACGTGACGAAGTTCGACGCGCGCCCGGTCATCAAGTCGTACCGCGAGATGGCGTACTCGTCGCGCACGCTCGCGCAGGCGAGCGACATCTACTCCATGATGCTCAAGGACCGCGAGTGCGCCGTCATCCTGACGCTCGCCGGCTCGCTCATCTCCGCGGGCCTCAAGAAGGCCGTCATCACGCTCATCGAGCACAACATGGTCGACGCCATCGTCTCGACGGGCGCGAACATCGTCGACCAGGACTTCTTCGAGGGCCTGGGCTTCAAGCACTACATCGCGCCGGGAAGCCCCGAGGCCCCGCCGGTCGACGACCTCACGCTCCGCAACCTGATGATCGACCGCATCTACGACACCTACATCAACGAGGACGACCTCCGCGCCTGCGACGCGCGCACCCACGAGATCTTCAACGCCTTCGCGCCGGGCGCGTACTCCAGCCGCGAGTTCATCGAGGCGATGGGCGCCTACCTCGCCAACACGCCCAAGCTCGCGCGCTACGAGAGCATCGTGAAGACCTGCTACCAGAAGCGCGTGCCCATCTTCGTGCCCGCCTTCTCCGACTGCTCCGCCGGGTTCGGCATCGTCCTGCACCAGACCGAGGCCTTGGAGCAGGGCCGCCCCATGGTCGCCTTCGACAGCGGCAAGGACTTCCGCGAACTCACCGACATCAAGCTCGCTTGCAAGGACACGGGCCTGCTCATGCTCGGCGGGGGCGTGCCCAAGAACTTCGCCCAGGACATCGTCGTCGCCGCCGAACTGCTGAACGAACGCAAGGGCGGCAAGGCCCGCGGCGACATCGGCATGCACAAGTACGCCGTCCAGATGACCGTCGCCGACGCGCGCGACGGCGCCCTCAGCGGCTCCACCCTCCGCGAGGCCTGCTCCTGGGGCAAGGTCGACGTCGTCCACGAGCAGATGGTCTTCGGCGAACTCTCCGCCCTCTTCCCCATCCTCGCCAGCGACGCCTTCCACCGCGGCGCCTGGAAGGGCCGCAAGGGATTCAAGTTCGCCGACCTCTTCGAAAAGGGCGACGGCGTGCCCACCTTCGCCCCCGCCCCGGTGCGCAAGCGCGTCGCGCGGTAACCCGCCACTCCATCAGCATGACGCCCCCGCACGCCCCGCCCGCGCGGGGCGTTTTCTCGCGCCCGCCCGGCGTTCTCCCCGCCCGGCCCCTCGCCCCTCGCCGGTACACTGCGCGCATGAACATCTCGCTCCCGCTCGGCGTGGCGCTCGTCGTCCTGGTGCTCATCGCGCACGTCCTCGACGCCGAGGCCGCGCAGGTCGCGCCGCGACGCGACGACGGGCTGCCCAAGGCCACGCGTCCGGAGGTCTACGCCCCGCGCGCCATGGCGGCGACCAGCCACCCCCTCGCAACGCAGGCCGCGCTGGACGTCATGCGCGCGGGCGGCTCCGCCGTCGACGGTGCAATCGCCGCCAACGCGTGCCTCGGGCTCATGGAGCCCACCGGCTGCGGCGTCGGTGGCGATCTCTTCGCCATCGTCTGGGATCCCAAGACGCAGAAGCTGCACGGCTACAACGGCTCGGGCCGCTCGCCCGCAGGCGTGACGCTCGACGACCTCACCGCCATCCTCGCGGAACGCGGGCTGTCGCAGATCCCCACCGACGGGCCCCTCTGCACGACGGTCCCCGGCTGCGTCGACGCGTGGTTCGCGCTGCACGAGAAGTTCGGCGACGCGCCCATCGCCGACGTGCTCGCGCCCGCGATCCGCTACGCGCGTGACGGCTTCCCGCTCTCGCCCCGCATCGCCGAGGCCTGGTCGATCTCGCACCGCAAGTTCTCGGGCAAGCCCGCCTTCCCCGGGTACAACGCGGTCTTCGCGTCGCGCCGCACCGACAGCGAGCACCCGCTCCCGCCGCGCGTCGGCGAACTGCACACGAACCCCGCCCTCGCCGCGACGCTCGAACGCCTGGTCTCGCACGGACGCGACGGCTTCTACGCCGGCGAGGTGCCCGCGACCGTCGAGTCACATCTCGCGCGCGTGCTCGGACGCCCCTGGCTCACCGCCCACGACTTCGCCGCCCATCGCGGCGAGTGGGTCGAGCCCGTCAGCGCCAACTACCGCGGCTACGACGTCTGGGAACTCCCGCCCAATGGCCAGGGCATCGCCGCTCTGCAGATCCTCAAAGTCCTCGAGACCTTCGACCTCCGCGCCATGGGCTGGGGCAGCGCCGACTACGTGCACGCCTTCGTCGAGGCCAAGAAACTCGCCTTCGAAGACCGCGCCCGCTTCTACGCCGATCCCGCGTTCAGCCCGTCGCCCGTGGCCAGGCTGATCTCCGCCGAGTACGCCAAAGAACGGGCCGCCCGCATCGACATGAACACCGCCGCGCCAAGCGTCGAGCCGGGCGCGCCCCTCGCCGGCCCCGACACCATCTACCTCACCGTCGCCGACGAACGCGGCATGATGGTCTCGCTCATCCAGTCCAACTACCGCGGCATGGGCTCGGGCATGGTCCCCGTCCGCCCGCGTGACAAGGCCGCCCCGACCCCGGCCGCCCCGACCCCGGCCGCCCCCACTGCGGCCGACGCCCTCGGCTTCATGCTCCAATCCCTCGGCGAGCAGTTCGCCCTCCGCCCCGATCACCCCAACGCCTTCGCACCCGCCAAGCGCCCCTTCCACACCATCATCCCCGCCTTCATCACCAAGGACGGCACGCCCTGGATCTCCTTCGGCCTCATGGGCGGCGCCATGCAGCCCCAGGGGCACGCCCAGATCGTCATCAACCTCATCGACTTCGGCATGTCTCTCCAGCAGGCCGGCGACGCGCCGCGCATCCATCACGACGGCTCCACCGAGCCGCAGGGCCCGGTCCGTCCCATGGCCGACGGGGGCGTGCTGAACCTCGAGCCCGGCTTCCCCGCGGCCACCATCGAAGAACTCGCCCGCCGCGGACACACGCTCAAGCCCGCCTCCACCCCGACGTTCGGCGGGTACCAGGCGATCCGCCGCATGCCCGCCGGCGTCTACGAAGGCGCGAGCGAGAGCCGCAAAGACGGACACGCAGCGGGGTACTAGAAGGAAACGCAGAGGAACACGGAGAGTCGACACGCTCGACGAGCTCCGGCGATGGGGAGCACCGTGCGGCTCGACCGCCCGGGCCGAGACTGCGCGCAAAGTCGTGGTCACGGCTCACCGCTCGGGCCGCCGGGCTGGTCCCGCCCCGTACCATTGCTCCATGCGAGAGAGAATGAACCAACCGTCCGGCCTGTCGCTGCTCACGATGCTGATCGCGTGCCTCTTGGGCCCGCTGGCGGCGTGTGCGCAGACGCCTGCGCCTCCGGGCCAGCCCCCATCGCAGCCCACCACGCAACCACCCGCACAGCCCGGCACGCCGCCGGGCGCGCGCGTGCCACCCGCCGACGCCGAGCCGGGCGACGCGCCGACGGTCGGCGGCTTTCGGGTCACGCTCGATGCCGCGCTGGGCGCCGAGGGGATCAAGCTCTACCAGGGGCGGGTGTACGTGGTGCTGTCGAAGTGGAACAGCCCCGAGCCGCGGACGCGGATGTGGGACTGGTTCCGCCCGTCGCAGGTGTTCGCGAAGGACATCTTCGGCGACGGGCTGCGTGCCGGGCAGAGCGAGCTGGTGCTGGGACCGGGGAGCCTGGGGTTCCCCAAGTCGTTCGAAGAGGCCGAGAAGGGCATGTACTACGCGCAGGCCGTCGCGCGCCTGTCGCCGGATTCGAACGAGCCCGGCAAGGGCGTGGGCGACCTGTACAGCGAGGTCACGCGGGTGAACTTCGCCGAGGGGGGCCCGGGCGCGGGCACGATCGAACTGAAACTGTCGAAGCGGGTGCAGGCGCGGGACTTTCCCAAGGCCGACCGCGTGCGCGAGTACTTTCACGCCAGCCCGAAGCTCTCGGCGTTCTTCCATCGCGACGTGGTCGTGAACTGCGGCGTCATCCTGCCCAAGGACTGGTCGCAGACCGACACGAAGACCTATCCGGTGCTGTACTTCATCGGCGGGTTCGGGGGCGACCACACGTTCGCACGCCAGGTGCACGCGCTGACGAAGGGCATGGAGGGCGCCGACGACGTGATCATCGTGGTGCCCGACGCGACGAACTACCGCGGGCACAGCGTCTTCGCCGACTCGGCGAACACCGGGCCGTGGGGCGCGATGCTGGTCCAGGAACTCCTTCCGGCGATCGACCGCGACTTCGGCGGCAACGGCCGGCGGTACGTGACGGGCATCTCGTCGGGCGGGTGGTCGAGCCTGTGGCTGCAGGTGACGTACCCGGACGCGTTCGCGGGGTGCTGGTCGCACTGCCCGGACCCGGTCGACTTCCGCGACTTCCAGCGGATCAACCTCTACGCGCCGAACGCCAACATGTACCGCGACGACGCGGGCGAACGCCGCCCGCTGGCGCGCGGGCCCGGCGGGCGCACGGCGTTGTACTACGACGACTTCGTGGCGATGGAGACGGTGATGGGCCCGGGCGGGCAGATCCACTCGTTCGAAGCCGTGTTCAGCCCGAAGGGGCGCGACGGACAGCCCCGCCCGCTGTTCGATCGCACAACCGGCGCGGTCGATCCCGAGACGGCCAAGGCGTGGGAGGCGTACGACATCAACCTCGTGCTGCAGCGCACCTGGGAGCACCTGGGCCCCAAGCTCGCGGGCAAGCTGCGGGTGTACGCGGGCGAGCGGGACACGTTCTTCCTCGAGGGAGCGACGAAGAACCTGAAGCAGACGCTGGCCGACCTCGGCAGCGACGCGGAGGTCGTCGTCGTCGAGGGGATGGG
Proteins encoded in this window:
- a CDS encoding deoxyhypusine synthase, whose product is MTQWTKADLLSRPVQHIDVTKFDARPVIKSYREMAYSSRTLAQASDIYSMMLKDRECAVILTLAGSLISAGLKKAVITLIEHNMVDAIVSTGANIVDQDFFEGLGFKHYIAPGSPEAPPVDDLTLRNLMIDRIYDTYINEDDLRACDARTHEIFNAFAPGAYSSREFIEAMGAYLANTPKLARYESIVKTCYQKRVPIFVPAFSDCSAGFGIVLHQTEALEQGRPMVAFDSGKDFRELTDIKLACKDTGLLMLGGGVPKNFAQDIVVAAELLNERKGGKARGDIGMHKYAVQMTVADARDGALSGSTLREACSWGKVDVVHEQMVFGELSALFPILASDAFHRGAWKGRKGFKFADLFEKGDGVPTFAPAPVRKRVAR
- a CDS encoding gamma-glutamyltransferase family protein; amino-acid sequence: MNISLPLGVALVVLVLIAHVLDAEAAQVAPRRDDGLPKATRPEVYAPRAMAATSHPLATQAALDVMRAGGSAVDGAIAANACLGLMEPTGCGVGGDLFAIVWDPKTQKLHGYNGSGRSPAGVTLDDLTAILAERGLSQIPTDGPLCTTVPGCVDAWFALHEKFGDAPIADVLAPAIRYARDGFPLSPRIAEAWSISHRKFSGKPAFPGYNAVFASRRTDSEHPLPPRVGELHTNPALAATLERLVSHGRDGFYAGEVPATVESHLARVLGRPWLTAHDFAAHRGEWVEPVSANYRGYDVWELPPNGQGIAALQILKVLETFDLRAMGWGSADYVHAFVEAKKLAFEDRARFYADPAFSPSPVARLISAEYAKERAARIDMNTAAPSVEPGAPLAGPDTIYLTVADERGMMVSLIQSNYRGMGSGMVPVRPRDKAAPTPAAPTPAAPTAADALGFMLQSLGEQFALRPDHPNAFAPAKRPFHTIIPAFITKDGTPWISFGLMGGAMQPQGHAQIVINLIDFGMSLQQAGDAPRIHHDGSTEPQGPVRPMADGGVLNLEPGFPAATIEELARRGHTLKPASTPTFGGYQAIRRMPAGVYEGASESRKDGHAAGY
- a CDS encoding alpha/beta hydrolase, producing the protein MRERMNQPSGLSLLTMLIACLLGPLAACAQTPAPPGQPPSQPTTQPPAQPGTPPGARVPPADAEPGDAPTVGGFRVTLDAALGAEGIKLYQGRVYVVLSKWNSPEPRTRMWDWFRPSQVFAKDIFGDGLRAGQSELVLGPGSLGFPKSFEEAEKGMYYAQAVARLSPDSNEPGKGVGDLYSEVTRVNFAEGGPGAGTIELKLSKRVQARDFPKADRVREYFHASPKLSAFFHRDVVVNCGVILPKDWSQTDTKTYPVLYFIGGFGGDHTFARQVHALTKGMEGADDVIIVVPDATNYRGHSVFADSANTGPWGAMLVQELLPAIDRDFGGNGRRYVTGISSGGWSSLWLQVTYPDAFAGCWSHCPDPVDFRDFQRINLYAPNANMYRDDAGERRPLARGPGGRTALYYDDFVAMETVMGPGGQIHSFEAVFSPKGRDGQPRPLFDRTTGAVDPETAKAWEAYDINLVLQRTWEHLGPKLAGKLRVYAGERDTFFLEGATKNLKQTLADLGSDAEVVVVEGMGHTLHGPGVRDMFQTIARENSAAAAPGEPGEPGEPGGK